Proteins encoded in a region of the Esox lucius isolate fEsoLuc1 chromosome 9, fEsoLuc1.pri, whole genome shotgun sequence genome:
- the LOC105021585 gene encoding zinc finger CCCH domain-containing protein 6: MAFSSLFSSFPKKDVTPAESRERNEWQQELVNLNENEKDARIRKRPLRSVGTNGCRKNKKSFQQEEQSNLAKKSKLHKGQTLSYTDFDSESKDYSMVNCDYEQPRFDFSKELDIYSRSKGCEDATNATKKSDWKNTRQGEADGIGQKKNIGQQKNQQWEQQRNGAERGRDFARQGGRANKQHRACPDWGGGCSNRDGGRGDRGRGRDRRGGFRQRDDSSKRGTGRSHRGGRQFPDNGHLKLETVAETVTKYMTKEFKDQNAIEIDGRLICRHFLRGKCIKGDDCQLEHALDVNYSINELCKFYVQGFCLKGESCMYMHKSFPCKFFHTHGNCKQADQCRFSHEPLTDLTKQLLESALNRDKDVQELAKKDEPISTEEPGTTEETVTDIFLNPLRPNFYNSTSPSEAHAEETPLCQNAVSAEALEKDSDPPTDTTCCLDPPSNAIGRKELVSYSVEAVLGSHKPLGNPFCSFSNQSATLQPTPTQPDPPEVVSWLPLNSEGGKGNAPYSVKAVLGFQKPADKPTCGPFSGSVSQTSSPSTPTQSQPGRYSASLVPTVPIRSSDCLTKWPACLAESNPRPQEPVERPFSGLFAGPVPQSTHHHHPPTKTHQGPPNTTAGPPDTDPPAGCNNPAPRSVNAAPEPNGTAEKPIRNLFTGSFCPATRSQRFLNPSLMSPGYEADAPERPVVNPLSRTTARQTRPNPPSATLAPSDPIRSSAPRPVCKKRKSSVEAVRESQTSPDEPFRSLFAAPLTKTTSIHFPDCKESPSVEPLLKPHNPLEIPFRSLFAGPVSQTTAPDPGSDSRPDLSRDEPKRQVSDPTPINGLPDPTERPSVLKTLFLRLSPCRQEGEQWSSNGCMDPGLRSQEEEEIVVGQFKEEVDLTLLRPAFALDVLWSPEDLAPVPPLPHRLPVPCTSPERPPSPAGLRTQPSLQENNNSQEAAGASLALSGSSGGSHVQVVTPGIHNLPVAAVVRMTQHNSDVRPKRLAGQMRSNSRNVGSNKTLKDFFKSLDPTAPPFGQ; the protein is encoded by the exons ATGGCGTTCTCCAGCCTTTTTTCAAGTTTTCCAAAGAAAGATGTGACGCCTGCTGAATCGAGGGAGag GAATGAATGGCAACAAGAACTCGTTAATTTGAACGAGAACGAAAAGGATGCCCGGATCAGAAAAAGACCACTGCGAAGTGTTGGGACGAATGGTTGTAGGAAGAATAAAAAGAGCTTTCAACAGGAG GAGCAGTCTAACCTGGCCAAGAAAAGTAAACTCCATAAAGGTCAAACACTATCTTATACAGACTTTGACTCTGAGTCCAAAGACTACAGCATGGTCAATTGTGACTATGAGCAGCCACGCTTTGACTTTAGTAAAGAACTGGACATCTACAGCCGCAGCAAGGGATGTGAAGACGCGACAAACGCTACAAAGAAGTCAGATTGGAAGAACACAAGGCAAGGAGAAGCTGATG GTATTGGTCAGAAAAAGAATATAGGCCAGCAGAAGAATCAACAATGGGAACAGCAAAGAAACGGTGCCGAGAGGGGCAGAGATTTTGCCAGGCAAGGTGGACGTGCGAATAAACAGCACAGAGCCTGCCCCGATTGGGGTGGAGGGTGTTCCAATAGGGATGGAGGGCGGGGCGATAGAGGCCGAGGCCGGGACAGAAGGGGCGGTTTTCGCCAAAGGGATGATTCGTCAAAGCGAGGCACTGGTCGGTCACATAGAGGTGGACGGCAGTTCCCAGATAATGGACATTTAAAACTG GAGACTGTGGCTGAAACGGTGACGAAATACATGACGAAGGAATTCAAAGATCAGAATGCAATTGAGATTGACGGACGGTTAATCTGTCGACATTTCCTGAGGGGAAAGTGCATCAAG GGGGATGATTGCCAGTTGGAGCATGCTCTGGATGTCAACTACTCGATCAATGAATTGTGTAAGTTCTATGTCCAAGGATTTTGTTTGAAAGGAGAGAGCTGCATGTACATGCACA AGAGTTTCCCCTGCAAGTTCTTCCATACCCATGGGAATTGCAAACAAGCAGACcaatgcaggttttcccatgaACCCCTGACTGATCTCACCAAACAGCTCCTGGAGTCG GCCTTGAATAGGGACAAGGATGTTCAGGAACTGGCCAAGAAGGATGAGCCAATCAGCACAGAGGAGCCAGGGACCACTGAAGAGACTGTTACTGATATTTTCCTGAATCCCCTAAG GCCAAACTTTTACAACAGCACATCCCCCTCTGAGGCGCATGCTGAGGAAACCCCCCTGTGTCAGAATGCAGTGTCAGCTGAGGCCTTGGAGAAGGACTCTGACCCACCGACAGACACCACTTGCTGTCTTGATCCGCCGTCAAATGCTATTGGCCGTAAGGAACTGGTTTCTTATTCGGTTGAGGCTGTGCTCGGTTCCCATAAGCCTCTGGGGAACCCCTTCTGCAGTTTCTCCAACCAGAGCGCAACTCTCCAACCTACGCCGACCCAGCCAGATCCTCCGGAGGTCGTCTCCTGGCTACCCTTGAACTCGGAAGGAGGCAAAGGAAATGCTCCTTATTCAGTCAAAGCTGTGCTTGGATTCCAGAAGCCTGCTGATAAACCCACCTGCGGCCCGTTTTCCGGATCCGTCTCCCAGACCTCCAGTCCCTCAACCCCCACGCAGAGCCAACCAGGTCGTTACAGCGCCTCGTTAGTTCCCACGGTCCCCATTCGGTCGTCTGATTGTCTGACTAAGTGGCCAGCTTGTTTGGCGGAGTCTAACCCAAGGCCTCAAGAGCCAGTTGAAAGGCCCTTCAGCGGCCTCTTTGCGGGCCCCGTCCCTCAGTCcacccatcatcatcatcctcctaCGAAGACACACCAAGGTCCCCCAAACACTACAGCTGGTCCCCCTGACACTGACCCTCCTGCTGGCTGTAACAATCCAGCTCCACGTTCTGTTAATGCTGCGCCCGAGCCGAACGGAACTGCAGAGAAGCCCATCCGCAACCTTTTCACGGGCTCCTTCTGTCCGGCCACTCGCAGCCAGAGGTTTTTGAATCCCTCCCTGATGTCTCCTGGCTATGAGGCAGACGCTCCTGAAAGGCCGGTGGTGAACCCCCTCAGCCGTACCACCGCCAGACAAACCCGGCCGAATCCCCCCAGCGCCACACTCGCGCCGTCAGACCCCATTCGTTCATCGGCACCTCGGCCGGTCTGCAAAAAAAGGAAATCCTCGGTTGAGGCTGTCAGAGAGTCCCAGACGTCCCCGGATGAACCCTTCCGTAGCCTCTTCGCAGCTCCCCTCACCAAGACCACCTCCATACATTTCCCAGACTGTAAGGAATCTCCTTCAGTTGAGCCTTTGCTAAAGCCCCACAATCCCCTGGAAATCCCCTTCCGCAGCCTGTTTGCAGGCCCCGTCAGCCAAACAACTGCCCCTGACCCTGGTTCAGACAGCCGACCAGATCTCTCCAGAGACGAGCCCAAACGACAGGTTTCAGATCCAACACCCATCAATG GGCTTCCAGACCCAACTGAAAGGCCTTCTGTTTTGAAAACCCTCTTCCTGCGCCTGAGCCCATGCCGCCAGGAGGGGGAGCAGTGGAGCAGTAACGGGTGCATGGATCCAG GACTGCGgagccaggaggaggaggagattgtGGTGGGGCAGTTCAAGGAGGAG GTGGACCTAACCCTGCTGCGCCCTGCCTTCGCTCTGGATGTGCTGTGGTCCCCTGAAGACCTGGCCCCTGttcctcccctcccccatcGACTCCCCGTCCCTTGCACCTCCCCCGAGAGACCCCCAAGCCCTGCGGGACTCAGAACACAGCCTTCCCTCCAGGAAAACAACAACTCCCAGGAGGCAGCAGGAGCAAGCCTCGCTCTCTCTGGGAGCTCAGGAGGGAGTCATGTCCAGGTGGTCACCCCCGGCATTCACAACCTACCAGTCGCTGCGGTGGTACGGATGACCCAACATAACTCTGACGTACGACCAAAGCGACTGGCTGGACAAATGAGGAGCAACAGCAGGAATGTAGGCAGCAATAAAACACTGAAAGATTTTTTCAAGAGTTTGGACCCGACTGCACCTCCGTTCGGACAGTAG